Within the Setaria viridis chromosome 3, Setaria_viridis_v4.0, whole genome shotgun sequence genome, the region TCTTATACTGCCAGTTGCATTCTGAATTTTGAAGTTAAATCtgtttagtttttttcttttggtttcgcccagcttttctttcttcacaTAATGAAACTGACATGTGGAGCAAGTCTAGACTGCCTTTATGTGCTATTAAGAATTTGAGTTACCATGCGACTTGCAAGTTGGTGGTATATTGGACAAATTTCATATGTAATATGATGCCAATCAGTAGCATAGGAAATCATGTCTATATGCTGTGCAGAGATAAATGTGGAATCTCTGAACCGAAGGTACAATGGGACTATGCAAAGTCCAGCATCCTCTCTTGATCCAAACATTCGAAAAGTAAGTTGTCTCCTAGTCAtattcttcttatttttttcagatTACCATGGCAACCATGTTTGTTTGCTAGCCACTTCCTCAAGCTTAAAATCTGTTACTTTCATACTGTGCAGACAGTTATATTATATTTGTATTTACGGCACAGTTTGCTCTTTTCATGGTTATCGATACTGAGCTTATGGCTTACCTTGTAAAAATCTTGACACAGGGGGTCAAATATGGTTTGAATGATGGCAGAGGCAAAGATGCCAATCATGCTGTGGCCGATCACTTACGGTAAGTTGATTTGATTGCTAGAAACAAGTGTATCACTCCCCTAGACACCCATCCAGAAAagggaaacaaaacaaaagcatCACCATTTTGTCTCATTGTTAGTTAGCAAAGCTCAGTTTTagattaggaaaaaaaaagtgatggTAAGGCCTACCAGTCACTTGTCTCATTTCTCGCTTCAAGTGGAAACCCGAGGTGATGACCCTTGGGGGGAGGGAGACTGATGGTCCTTATTTTCTAGCATTTTATTCACTGCAAAGAAACATGGTGTCTATACGCTAACTATTAGTGCCTCTTTTTATGCAGAGTGATGGGAGATCTTGAGTTACAGCTTTCAGCCCCTATTGTTGAAGTAAAAGCAAGACCAGAGCTGCACTTTGTATTTTATACAAGTATGCAAAGCCAAAACCTTTTTGAGCATGGGAATCGAATGAGATAGTTTTTAATTTAAAGTATATTTCATCTTTTCAGCCTCATGGGAAATTTGCCATCTGACGTCCTGGATAACTATTTCGTGGAGTAGACCAATTTGCTGGATCTGAATGAAGAAATGCTACCGCGTGGAATGTTGCCTATACCGTAATTTTCGCATGGCTGCAAGGTATAAGGTTGAAATGTTCAAGCTCATATTTTTGGTAATCATTTTATTTGGTTAGGTTCAGTAATTTCCGTCTCTACTGAAATGGTAGTTGACTCTTGATTCTTGGCAAGTGTACTCTTTTCCAGTTACCGAGCTGTCATATATATCCTCCTAGCATATTTCTTCTTATTGCTATGCTGTTCAGTTTGGCTAATGTGAAAGGAGAGCCTCTATTGTGGGTCATTCATTTCTTTACCTGCCAGTTGGTGCTTTTATTAATTCTGTGCAATCTTTGTCTTAGGTGAAACGGTTAGGATTGCTTCGCTGCACATATAGGCGTTATGTGAGGACATGCAATTGAGATGAAGATTGCGCGCGGGTAATGGTGTTGTCTCCTTGAAACCTTCAGTTATGGGAagacaagaagaaaaaattgtaCTTCCTCTGTCCTGAATTGTGTTtcgtcattttgacttttctaaatgcatagtttttgctatgcactaagatataatgtatgtctatgaatctataaaagtcaaaacgacctacaactTGAAACGGAACAAGTAGATAATAGTTTGTTGATACAAATGTGTGCCAAACACTGAGCACTGAACGTGCAACACGAGGCGGGGAGAACGcaccccccccctccccccccggggcaagggggggggggggggggaaacCAATCCCTCTGTCCCCAGAATCCTTCTGATCCTATCCCCAATGGCTTTCTTCTACTTTCAATTCCCCGCTGCTGGTAGCAAACCTCTACGGTGCAGCCCTCATCGCAGCGGCGTCGGGCCGTCGTCTAGGCCTAGCACGTCTCACAGTCACAGTCTTGTCCCTAGAGCAAACACATATGGAGATGGAGCATGTGCCAGGTCGGACTGAGCTTGTGGAGACAGTGCACAGGCACAGCAGAAGCGTAGCAAAGGCAAAGCAAGACCTCAGCTTGCCTTTCCTCTGCAAAGGGAGCTGAACATTCAGCTATTGCAATCAGAATCCGTTAACAAGTGAGACCAACAGCTAGCATCACATCAAAGCACTTGCGATTTCTTCCTGAGAGATGGGACTCCACGCGTTAACCTGATCCCTGCTCTAAAGACAGCCGCGACATGAGAGTAAGAGTGAGAGTGTGAGACCCCTAGCTATAGCTACATGACAACCCTGTGATCAGCCGTCGCTGCCACCTGCATCGACGACGGTTGCCAGATCAGACGGCGCGCTtccgggcggcggcgatggcgaggagGCGCGCGACGCCCTTGGTCCACATGTCGTGCTCCCGCTGGCTGCCGCACTCGAACTCGATCACCCGGTTCTCCGCCGTCCGCAGGCCGAAGTAGCGCCGGTGCTCCCCGCCCTCCAGCAGGTGCCGCCCCGGCCACGCCGCCACGTCACGGCACACGTCCACCACCACGCCTGCACAATGTGGCATTGTCCAATCCAATGTCAGCGCCACCGGATACTAAGGACGGAGCAACAGTGTACAAGGCCAGCCATGGCGACATTTTGCAGCTTGCAATCAGGACActtactcttcttcttcttggtgatGGTCCCCCCAACATGCCGGCTCTTCATCTTCAGCATCACCTGCGGAAACGGCAAGCACAGATGAGGATTCAAAACTTTTTCCTTACAAATTTGCATTTCTCTCAAAGAAAATCAATGCAATTCAAGAAAACAGGAGTTTAAGTTCATCATACCAGGCCCATCCGGTTGATGTACACGGAGACGACCTTCCAATGCAACGATCCTGCACACgatcatcaccatcatcatcttcGTCAGCACGCGCGCACGGCAACTGAAGATCGCAGCAATGCGATGAGCGAAGAACATCGGCCAAAGCGTTCGATACCTTTGCGGGTGCGCTTGAGGAGCTCGCTGCCGCGGGCCAGCAGCTCCTGCGTGCAGATGCCGAGGAAGTTGTTCTCCTCAGCCAGCAAGAGCTCGTCGCtgaagcagctgctgctgctgttgctgctctCCAGCTCCCTCTGAcgcagctgctgctggtgctggtgcttcAGCTGGCCGTTGTGCTTGTGGCTCTGCTGGTGatgccgtcctcctccgccaccggccATCGCGCCCTTCTCCACGGGGATCACCGCCGCCCCGTTCCACACCTCCTTCAGCACCCTCGCCTTCAGCGTCGCGGCGCCGCGCAGCGCTGTAAGAGTCAAAATAACGCAACGCGATCATGTCACTCCAATTGGAGCGAACAAAAACTAAAATGCTGCAGGGTCTGGTTGGAACCAGCTGGCGCGAACCTGTGGCAGCGGCTGCCGTGATGGTGACGACGTCGCCGGGGTTCCTGACGTTGACGGCGgagcccacggcggcggccaggtgCTCGCGCTCGGCGCCCATGGCCTCCGCGGCCTCGACGCACTGCGCGGCCACGAGCGTCGCGGCCGACGCCACGGCCATGTCCGTGCGCGCGCCGCGGTCGTCCTTGCCGGACCCCGacgaggccgcggcggtggcggccgccacggcggcgacggccgcggccacAGCCGCCACGGACACGGCGGCGTGGACCTGCGCGTTGTGGGCTCGcgtctcctccttcttcctctcccgccgGTCCTTAAGCCACCGGCCCACCGTCTTGCTCCCACCCCGAGAGTACGGCTGCGGCTTCGGCGTGCTCGCCAGTCTGCAgaactgcattttttttcagaaagcCAATTGTTCAGTTAGCCATTCAGTTACTATTCATCACATCAAAGGTAGCATTCTTTTGCAGACAATTGCTCCGTTAATCCTACACCTAAACTGAAATGCCATTCTGCAAATAGTTATGCTGCAGAACTTGAACAGATTATGAGCTGACAGGATTCATCCCAATAATCCTAGTCAGTAGGCCATACACTCACAGAAGCAGTAACTGTAAATGATCCTTGCAAAGCATGGCAACCTTTTCACTGACCACTGCAAATCATTGTGTTTCTATGACGTTAATCTAGGCTCCCTAGGCACACACTGATGGAATCTCGAGGGCGTGCCATGGCCTTTCTGCCGAGCGAACGCATGCACCAGCGAGCACTCACTGACCAACGTTCAGCCACGAGCAAACCAACACAAACACATGGCACAATCATGAGGGGGGGAGCAAAGACTGAGAGAGACACAGCAGCAGCATTTTTAGAGGACA harbors:
- the LOC117847129 gene encoding VAN3-binding protein, which encodes MTDAGGARRAGGGGGDLPLRPPEPPRDPLEFLSRSWSASAADVSRALAAAPAPALVPIAGAGAAIDEDVAGELDCDGSGACGGGGPASGSSFSFASAATSQLIMDRIMAQSQEVSPLTSGRLSHSSGPLNGGGSLSDSPPVSPEIDEAKFCRLASTPKPQPYSRGGSKTVGRWLKDRRERKKEETRAHNAQVHAAVSVAAVAAAVAAVAAATAAASSGSGKDDRGARTDMAVASAATLVAAQCVEAAEAMGAEREHLAAAVGSAVNVRNPGDVVTITAAAATALRGAATLKARVLKEVWNGAAVIPVEKGAMAGGGGGRHHQQSHKHNGQLKHQHQQQLRQRELESSNSSSSCFSDELLLAEENNFLGICTQELLARGSELLKRTRKGSLHWKVVSVYINRMGLVMLKMKSRHVGGTITKKKKSVVVDVCRDVAAWPGRHLLEGGEHRRYFGLRTAENRVIEFECGSQREHDMWTKGVARLLAIAAARKRAV